CAATCCCCTTGGTGCCGCGCTCGATAACGCGCGACAGGCCGCCCGTGCGCCGCTCCAGATGAAAACGCAGCGACAATTCGTGCATATGCACAAAGGTGCGGTGCGCCAGCTTGCGCACCGCGTGCTGGCCGACAGCGGCAAACAGCGCGTCGCGCAACTGGTTCAGCCCGGCCTGCAAAATCCGCGCCACATTATAGGCAAGCACCAGCATAAAGGGGGTGACAAGCGCTGCCGGCAGCCAGCCCGGCATTTGCAGGTTGCCATCCAGCGCTTCTGTCGCATATTTGAAAAAATACGGCACAAGCAGCAAAACAACTTTGGAAACCACCAGAAACAGCAGCGCATAAACAACATTGCGTTTCAGCCCTGGCTGGTCTGATGGCCACATATACGGCCACAGATTGGCAAGGGTTTTCAAGGTCGCGCCAGAATCGGCAGATACAGTTTTTTGTTGTTTTTTCGTTGCCATAACTTAACTTATTTCTGTTTTTCCCGCCGCGGCACAACCAGTTCCATGCCGGGGCTGATTTTATCCGGTGTCTGCAAAATATCGCGGTTGGCCTCAAACAGCTGTCCCGCCATGGCTGCATTGCCATAAACCCGTCTGGCAAGACGGGAAAGGGTTTCCCCCCGTTTCACCACCACACTGTCAACCGCCTGCCCGCCCCGATAAAGCTGGTGAGCCCTGTTTGCCATTGCAAGAGTAAACGGCAGACTCACTGTCGTTTTCTCCGCACCCGTATCATCAAACAGCCCGATCTGCAAAATATAATCGCCTTTTTCCAGCGCAACTTCCCGTGTAACGCAAAAGCCGCCCTCTTTCCGGCTGCGTTCAGAACCGATACTGCGGCCGGCCAGCGATACAAAAACCCGCATATCAGCAGGGCTTCTGCCGCAAACCGCCAACCGCCCTCCGGCAAAGTCAATCCTTTCCACAGCGAAGTTTTTGTATTCCGGCGCCACAATGCCAGAATCCGCCCGGGTCTGCCCTGCCAGCAGGCGGTTGCCCTTGCCCGGCTCTTCCACCAGCGCCAGAATATCACCGGCAGTATTTTCAGGAATAGTGACAACCAACGTCTGCATCGATGTCACAGAGCGGCCATCCTGACCGGTCGCACGCAGAACAAAACGATATTCTCCCATTTTCAGTTTCCGCCCAAGGCCGATGGTAAAGTTTCCTTGCGCATCGGTTTCCCCCTCGCCGACAATATGCGCGCCCTTCACCAGCTCGATATGGCGTGAAGCGGCAGAATGCCCGGTAATGGTGAACTTTTCCCCTTCAAGGCGCAAAGTGTCAAATTGCGGGATAGCATCCTGCACATCTGCATAAGCGCCGGAAAACACGGATACAAAAAAGCACAGGCCAAAAGCCGCAAAATATCTTAAACTCTCAAACCCTTGCCGCACTCAACCGCTCCACTGTCCATAACATGCGTTTATACAATTTCAAATTTCTCTTTCTGGCAGAATGCAGTGTTATGATTGACAAACGGCCATAGCTCTATCATAAACAAGCTATGGCACAGATTCAATCCATTTGCGTTTATTGCGGTTCCAGCCCCGGTCATAACCCGCTTTACATCAAAGCTGCGGAACAATTGGGGGCGGCTTTTGCCCGAAATCACATCCGGCTGGTGTATGGCGGCGGCACCAAAGGCCTTATGGGTGCGGTGGCCCGCGGTGTGAAAGCCAATGGCGGCGCCGTCACCGGTATCATTCCGCACTTTCTTCTCAACAAGGAAGCGGCGGAGGAAGAGCTTGCCCTGGTGGATGACCTGATCGTGACCGAAAACATGCACGAGCGCAAACGCCGGATGTTTGAGCAGTCAGACGCTTTCGTCACCCTGCCCGGCGGTATCGGCACACTGGAAGAAATTGCCGAGATGATGACCTGGGCGCAGCTTGGCCACCATGTAAAGCCGCTGGTTTACGCCAATATCAATGGTTTCTGGAACCCGGTTCTGACACTTTTCGACCATATGAAGGCGGAAGGATTTATCCACAGCGCCACCAGGGTGAAGCCGCTTGTCATTGATATGGTGGAGGATATCGTGCCGCAGATTGTCACAGCGGTTCAGACAAACAGCAACGCCTGAACCGGACTTACCGGGCAATGTCCCAACGGGTGAACCGCTCGCCCGTTTCAGGGTCTTTACCATCTTCCAGCACAATGCCCTTTGCTTTCAGCGCATCTCGGATACGATCCGCCTGTGCCCAGTCCTTTGCCGCGATTGCCGCCAGGCGCTCATCAATACGCGCGAGAATTTCCGCTTCCGGCAGTGCCGCCCGGCGCACAAAAAGCGGATGGTCTTCCTGTTCAATAAAGGCCGCATTGACAAGGCCGACAAGCGCCATGCCCGCCCCCAGCGCCTGCGCATTGCGCGCTTTATAAAAACGCCGCAGCGCGGTAATGGCGTTCCATGTGTTCAAATCATCAGCCAAGGCGGCGATAACCCCTTCATCAACGCCCGTCTCAACAGCAGCGTCAAAACCGCTTTCCCGCAGCAGCCCATACCAGCGGTACAGCTCTTCGGAAGCCCCCACAAGGCGCTGCCGTGTCCAGTTGACCGGTTCACGATAATGCGTCTGCAACATGGAAAAGCGCGCCGCCAGTCCCACCCAGCGTTGCTGCGCCACCTCATCCATATCTGCCACCAGTTGCGGCACATCTTCACGCAGCACATCACGGATGGTGATAAAATTGCCAAGGCTTTTGGACATCTTCTGCCCCTCCACCTGCAAAAAGCCGTTATGCATCCACAGATTGGCCATGCGCGGGCTGCCAAAGGCCGAACAGCTCTGGGCGATTTCATTTTCATGATGGGGAAAAACAAGATCAATGCCGCCGCCATGAATGTCAAAGACATTCTTCACCGGGTCATCACAGGCCAGCCCGCCGCCAAAAGGCATCAACAGCCTGGCCATCGACATGGCCGAGCATTCGATATGCCAGCCCGGACGGCCACTGACAGCAATGCCCGCCGGTGACGGCCATCCCGGCTCGCCCTCTTTCGACGGCTTCCACAGGACAAAATCCATCTCGTCACGCTTATAATCGGCGACATCTACACGCGCACCGGCCAGCATATCATCCGGCGAGCGGTGCGACAGCGCGCCATAGCGCGGATTATTTCCCATGCTGGCAACAGAAAACAGCACATGGTTTTCCGCCACATAGGCATGGCCGTTTTCCACCAGCCGCTCAATCATCGCCCGCATATCATCAAGATGATCAGTAGCGCGCGGCTGAACATCGGGCGGCAGACAGCCAAGCGCAGCGACATCAGCCTGAAACTGTGCATTGGTGGCCTCAGTCAAACGGCGGATGGCTTCATTCAACGGCAAACCGGGATAATCGCGCACCGCGCGGGCATTGATCTTGTCATCAACATCGGTGATATTACGCGCATAAAGCACATGGTTTTTGCCATAGACATGACGCAGCAGACGGTAAAGCACATCAAAGACAATAACAGGGCGGGCATTGCCGATATGGGCATAGTCATAAACCGTCGGGCCGCAGACATAAAGCCGTACATTACCGGCATCAATCGGCTGAAAATCATCTTTTTTCCGTGTCAGGGTGTTATAAAAACGCAAAGCCGTCATCGTATGTTTTCCATGTGACTGTCAGGTCTGTTTTAATGCACATTTTCTCAGAACAGGTCAAGCTGACTGTTTCCCTTATCCGGCGCGGCCTGCGGCTGTTCCGCCAGCGGCTCCTGCACATCCGCACCCAGATAACGGGCATTGTTGATCTTGTCTGATATGGGTATGATTTCAAAAAAATCATCCATAACGGGTTTAAGCAATTCCTGCACATCTTTAGGCCGATTATTGCGCACATCAAGCCAGCCGGCGAAATCCTCCCGCATGAGCACAACAGGCTGACGCGGATGCAACGGTTTTAACACCGCACCGGCGTTTGTCGTTAAAATCCCTGCCGTGTCCATCTGCGAGCCATCAGCGTTGCTCCATGTCTCCATCAAACCGGCAAAACCGATAAGCCCGCCATGTTTCGGGCGGATAAAATAAGGCTGCGCCGCGCCATTTTTGCGCTTTTGCCATTCGTAAAAACCGCTCGCCGGTATGA
This is a stretch of genomic DNA from Candidatus Tokpelaia hoelldoblerii. It encodes these proteins:
- a CDS encoding Peptidoglycan binding protein (bhsal12080) produces the protein MRQGFESLRYFAAFGLCFFVSVFSGAYADVQDAIPQFDTLRLEGEKFTITGHSAASRHIELVKGAHIVGEGETDAQGNFTIGLGRKLKMGEYRFVLRATGQDGRSVTSMQTLVVTIPENTAGDILALVEEPGKGNRLLAGQTRADSGIVAPEYKNFAVERIDFAGGRLAVCGRSPADMRVFVSLAGRSIGSERSRKEGGFCVTREVALEKGDYILQIGLFDDTGAEKTTVSLPFTLAMANRAHQLYRGGQAVDSVVVKRGETLSRLARRVYGNAAMAGQLFEANRDILQTPDKISPGMELVVPRREKQK
- a CDS encoding Lysine decarboxylase (bhsal12090), producing MAQIQSICVYCGSSPGHNPLYIKAAEQLGAAFARNHIRLVYGGGTKGLMGAVARGVKANGGAVTGIIPHFLLNKEAAEEELALVDDLIVTENMHERKRRMFEQSDAFVTLPGGIGTLEEIAEMMTWAQLGHHVKPLVYANINGFWNPVLTLFDHMKAEGFIHSATRVKPLVIDMVEDIVPQIVTAVQTNSNA
- the cysS gene encoding Cysteine--tRNA ligase (bhsal12100), with the protein product MTALRFYNTLTRKKDDFQPIDAGNVRLYVCGPTVYDYAHIGNARPVIVFDVLYRLLRHVYGKNHVLYARNITDVDDKINARAVRDYPGLPLNEAIRRLTEATNAQFQADVAALGCLPPDVQPRATDHLDDMRAMIERLVENGHAYVAENHVLFSVASMGNNPRYGALSHRSPDDMLAGARVDVADYKRDEMDFVLWKPSKEGEPGWPSPAGIAVSGRPGWHIECSAMSMARLLMPFGGGLACDDPVKNVFDIHGGGIDLVFPHHENEIAQSCSAFGSPRMANLWMHNGFLQVEGQKMSKSLGNFITIRDVLREDVPQLVADMDEVAQQRWVGLAARFSMLQTHYREPVNWTRQRLVGASEELYRWYGLLRESGFDAAVETGVDEGVIAALADDLNTWNAITALRRFYKARNAQALGAGMALVGLVNAAFIEQEDHPLFVRRAALPEAEILARIDERLAAIAAKDWAQADRIRDALKAKGIVLEDGKDPETGERFTRWDIAR
- a CDS encoding Hypothetical protein (bhsal12110) — protein: MCGRFSLTTQKQQLEDGFGVALGEGILPPRFNIAPSQPILAVRQPEATRSETGNLPPYEAVLVRWGFIPAWVKAPEQWPLTFNIRSETAAEKRSFRNALHYHRVIIPASGFYEWQKRKNGAAQPYFIRPKHGGLIGFAGLMETWSNADGSQMDTAGILTTNAGAVLKPLHPRQPVVLMREDFAGWLDVRNNRPKDVQELLKPVMDDFFEIIPISDKINNARYLGADVQEPLAEQPQAAPDKGNSQLDLF